CCTTCACTTCGACACCGTCGGCCTCCTCAGAGGGGCCAGCATCAAGTCCTACCTCCTTGAAAGCGCACGCGTCTCCGCGCATGCTTTCGGGGAAAGAAACTACCACGTCTTTTACCAGGTTTTGAGAGGTAATGCCgcctgcagacagagagcTCGAGAGTGAAGActcagaggaaggaaaaaaggtAGCAGGGGACGCCAAGAGAGGATACAGATATGCGCAAGTGACGACCGAACgatcctttttcttcttggtgCCCGTCCAGTTTCACCTTCTTGGCTGCCCTTCcactgttttttcctcttaATCCCCTcagcttttcctctctctctctctaccccgttcctttccccttcccacccttcttttttccctctttttctctgctttttaGGTTGCAGTCCAGAGGACTTAGCTCGGCGTCGGCTGACACGGAACTGCGGGGTCTACGGACTCCTTCGGCCCACGGAATCTCGTCAGCAGCGGAGCGTGAAGGGAACGCTTCGTCTGGGGATCCAACACACTTCGAGGCggcaggcgcatgcagaggactCCGAGTGTGCgcccgagagagacggcgagagtgACTCACTGCGTCCGTCGAAGGAGGAAGTTGCGCGAGACGAGGCGAACTTCGTTGCGCTGATTCACGCGTTGCATacgacgcgtttctctgagCGTCAAATCAACGAAATTCTCGACATTCTCGCCGggcttctccacctctccaACGTCTCGTACCGGGAGGGTCCGCCTCTGAAGGCTGGAGACACTCACTCCCTGGCGCTGACGCCAGACAGTGAAGGCGACGACGGCCTCGAAAGTGGcggggagaagcgcgaagacgCTGGGGAGGCGCATTCGCAGTCAGAgggtttgcatgcagacgcgcgcGACAGCCGGGCGGGACGCGCGCTAAGAGCCGCGGCCGAGCTTTTTCAGATCGAGGAAAACAAGATCGAAGAAGTTCTGCGGTGGGAGGTTCTCCGTACGCGGCACGACGTCGTGCgaaaggaacgaagagagaaacaggcgacTGCAGCCAGAGACGCGCTTGTGAAATTCATCTACAAAAAACTCGTCGCCTTCATTCTCGAGGAACTGAACCGCAACGTCCGCAAGTGCGccaaggaagagacagatgccGGCAGGCGTCGCGAAGGCAGTGACTCagaagacagcagcgacgaagaagacagtcCGAGTATCCCCGAAGCCTTCATTGGAAGTAAGGCACCGGTGACGGGCAactgcgagagaagcgcacaAAGACATCGAttcactttctctcgttGTCGTAGGGCTTCGGAGAGGTtgtgtttctgcttttcgcaCTTTGTGACATTCTTTGTGTAACTCATGTCAGCACTTGCAGACTCCGGTGGCTCTGATCTCTCTGTCACACCTCGTCTTTTGCCCGACTCTTTGCTTTCCCTTTGTCAAGACCTTCTTCTCTAGCCGTCCTACCTTCCCAGTTGTGTGGAACGATTGTTTGGAGACACCAGCTGCATGCCCAGAGTCAACTAGAAAATACACTTTCTGTGTCAGCTGCGCTCTTCACGTTGCCAGTGTCGACTCTCTCCCTGTTGTTTAgtgccgttttcttcttcagcccAAACGTCTCTCGAGTCTGTTTGTCTGCCCTAGTCGCACTTTGCCTGTTTGCACAGAAGACCGCCGACGTTTCCGTGTTTCTCCACCCGTGGGTTTCTGCCGAGTCTTCGCTGAACTTTCGTCCTCACTCGCGTCCTTTTCTTGtgcccttctctccagttttGGATATCTACGGCTTCGAGTGCGTGGACGGTTCGAATGGCTTCGACCAGTTGTGCATCAACTACGCGAACGAGCGCCAGCAGGAATTGTTTATTCAGAAGGTGCTGTACGAGGAGTTGCGACTGTACGCGCGCGAAGGCATCATCTGCTGCAGTgacgtcgctgtctccgcgccctCCGCCAGTCCCCTGCTCGCTGTCCCTGCCCCAAGCACTCCCCGGGGGGTCTCGACAGTCTCCCAGGGCTGCGCTGCTGCTCGTTCGCCGCGAAGAGTGACACACCCAGTGACCGGAGCCTCGAAACGCGAAGGCATTTCGTCCAACTCGCGGTTGATGTCTGCCTTcgtcgcgtcgccttccccgGAGCTGGGGGCATCTCCTTTGGGCTCTACGGGCTCCGAGGGCCTTGCGGGCGCGCGAGGCTTCGACAAcactctgcagcttctccacCTCACGGCTTCGATGCTTCCCGaccgctctctccttctcgcctaTCTCCACGAGGGGATGTTCCGGCGCCTCGACGACAACAGTCGCCTGAAGGCGCAGGGCCAGCAGAGAACCGACGCGCACTTCTGGAGGgacttcttccttttttgcCGACAGCAGCAGCTCTCTCATATCTCTGGGAAagccggagagaagagcgcagcGGCTGCGGCCCCAATCTTGTTCAAACTCAAGGGTGGGGCCGGCGCGGCGGCCGCCTTCGCGGCGGCGACGGCTGGAGgcgccgagagaggcagagatcACTCGGGAGTCGGTGCCGAGTTCTTgagaaggaagcaagagtacgaagaagccgaggaaggcCTTGTCAGTGCAGGGAAGGTCCTGCCTCACCTTGCAGATGGATCTGCGGCCGCGAACAAACTTGAAGAAGGCATTTTCGTCGTGCGACACTTTGCTGGTCTTGTCCAATACCGAGTCGACGGGTGGCTAGATCGAAACAACGACAAGGTGCGCTGGAGAAAAAGTGCATTCAAATGCCAGGAGAGGAAAGCCCACACATGTCGGAAACGATGGTCTCTCATTCTGTTGCGTCTTCtggttctctttcctcttgtctcaTTCTGCCTCGGGGCGCTACCTGCTCAGCGGCAGGCGTGAAGTTTGCCTCTGCGCTGGTGTTCCCCGTggagcttctcttctcttgatCCTTATGTGTCTCCCAGAGCCCTGCacgtttgttttttcgaaACGACTTGGAATGCCCGTTTCCCCTTTTTCACCTTTGGTTCTCGACAGCCAGCGCCGTGTACGGACCTACATGGTCATGGGAGAAGTGCGTTTTTGCGGTAGCATGCTGCAGCCACTGCCTGCGTGGAGGTGCTGCccgcgtgtgtctccatttcttctttAGGCAGAGACTTCAATCGAGACCCTCATCTCCTGCTCGAGCATGCGGACTCTgaggcgcctgtctctctccgacgcAAACGGAGCGTCCATCCCTGGGGCTCTCGGCGAcccgcctgtctctcccgcggTCTTGTCGCCGCTTCACGGCCCGGCGGGGGCTGTCTCGGGGCGCGAGTCCTCCGGAGTCCATGCGCTGGTCGGCGGGAACAAAGgtcacttttcttctctcagtcgCATGTTCATCAACGATTTGCGGCAGCTCATGACGCAGCTGCAAAGCAGCTCGATGCATCTCCACTTCATTCGCTGCTTCGTCCCGAATGCCAAGATGCTTCCGCTCACCTTCGatcgtcttctgctccttcgaCAGGTAGAAGACAAAGTTCACACAGACTCTACAACCGTGACAAACCAACAGGATTCAAGGGTGGGGGTTTACAGTCTCTCGCAGGACTGCCGAGGCAGTTTATGCATGCCGATTGAGGgtgaaagaaggaaaaggagcagACGCACGACAGCGCTTTCTTCGTGTTCAGGGGTCTTCAGTGTCCAAAGAGATTCAGACGAATGAAACAACGCAGAGAATCAAGCGACGTTCAGACGTTCCACTGGATGCAATGCAGTGCACTCTGTGTTGTCTCGAGAAACTCAAGTTTCGTTGCATGTGTGTTTAAATGAAGGAAAACCGAGGCTCCCAGAACGCAGagtttcgcgtttttccgaGTGTTCCAAAATGCACGTCAAAGAAACGGTGGGCGTTTGCGAAGAGACCATGTCCGCACCTTCGCAGTGCGTTTCGGTTTCCTGTGTCattctgtcttctcccaTTGCGTTTTAACCCCACCAAAACGCGAGGCAGACAggcgtttttctgcctcgGTTTCCTCTACTTCTGCATGAATGCCGGTCCAGGCGCTTTGGCTTCCATGCGAATCTAACGCGCACGcctctctttgcttttcaGCTGCAACAATCCGGATCCATGGCACTCGTCCAGATTCTCCACCGGGGCTTTCCTCACCGCTTGCCACTGAAGGCGACAGCGGCCGCATTCAAGGAGCAGCTCGCGCGTTGCGTAGAGAAAGTGAAAAGTCAAACGACAGACCCTGAGACGCAGCGGCGCCTAGCCGCCCTGGACGTCCAGCACATTCCTGACGGAAGACTGCGTAAGCGCCAAGAGGAAGCGTTCACCTTCTCCGTAAACCGCACACTGGAACTCGCACTGGTGATAACAATGTCCTCTCGcgggtggagacagacgcttTTCAAAAGACATCTCGTGCTCGACGAGGGAGTACCTGCGCCTCCCGAAACAGAGCAGCGAGGCATGCCCCAGAAGGTTGAACGGTGACTGCCTGATTCTGCATGTGTGGAACTCAGAAAAACGATTCAACCCTCCGAAACGCGTGGAGATGGCTTGCTTGTGCTCGAGTTTTAGCACACAGGTCTGGGTGTGTGTGGCGACCAAAGTAAACGTTTCTTGGGCTTGCTGTTGTGAGGTAGAAGCTCTCGTCGGCCTGATCCGTCCTCgatgtgtctctttcctctaTCTCGTCCCACCGCTCCCtccctgttccttctcttctttcgccgtCCATTTCCTCTATTTTCGGTCGTCTTTCCCTTTTTCCTCAGAACGCCTCGTTTCCCCCGTTCACTTTTTGGCGTTCTTCTGACAGTCTGTTCTAACCTCCCACTCTCCTGGCCGTTCCAAAGCTTTAATGCCCCTTTTTCTCGACCCTGAACTCCCGGCTTTTCAACCGTCCATCCCCCGTCTCCTTCATTTCCCGTCCCCTTCATTTCCCGTCTCCTTCATTTCCCGTCTCCTGtccctctgttttttcagtGGCGGCGACGCTGTCTCAGCTGCCAGCGTGTTCTGCGGGTTCGCACTGTTGCGGTACGTCCTTGGTGTGTTTCAAGGCCCATGCGTACCCGGCAGCATCTGCGTTGCTGCGCAATCCTgggtctcttttctcctcgcctccgcctctgctgcAGCTCTTGTCAGAGGTGAATCGGCGACGGTGGCGCGTGGCGGGTCTGGTGATATCGGGGCGAATTCACCGCGTTCTGTTGTGGCTCCAGCGGCGCGTGCAGCTGCTCCGTCGCCTGAAGGAAGAGGCGGCACAGTTGGCTGTTCGCGTCATTCTCTTGCGGCGCGTGATCCTCGCACCTCTGCGCCAGAAGGTTCGGAGACGCGCGCGGCTCCGGCAAGGCTTCAAGGCGCTTCAGCAGCTCGTCCTGCGTGTAGGCCTCTCGCGGTGGAGACAGAATTGCCGGCGGTGGGCGCAGGCCGAGGCGtcactcgcgtctctcgccgcgCGGAAGGACCTGGAGGGTCGCGCACGGCGCGAAGCCCCCGCCGCCGAGGCCAAGTCGAAGCTCAAAGGGGCAAACTGTAAACCTTTGGTGTCGGGCGAAGCGCTGGCGTTGAACGACGGCCGGAGTGCTGAGGGACGCGGACCCGCTCGGGAAGCTGCCGAACTTCTGCGGCTCTCGAAGGAGACCTGGAAGTACGCCTGGAAAGCGGAGTTGTTCAACCTCGCGGGACCGAGGAGTTTGAAGAGAATGGGCGAAACTGCGCTCATATCCGAACGTTTGGTCCTCTTCAGTGGAGTCGGCTTGTTCTTGCTCGAGTTGACGCTCGTCGACAGGGGGCAGAGAGCAGGGTTCGAGCAGAAACCGGCGACGCACGGGGCAGAAGACGAGCCGGTCGCAGCGGAACTCGTGGAGACGCGGTGCTCGCGAATCGCTACAGGCCCTGGGGGAGCGCCGTGGGTCTCTTTGCCCCCGGGTGTGGCGCAAGTCACCTCGCCGCTGCAGCCAGCTCTGTCGTGCGTAGGGCAGCATACGCGGTACCCGGAGTTGTTCGTCGTCTCTGACTCTCGAGCACGGAtctttctgcttccgctGTCTTGCCTCGCCAAACCTGCTAGTTCAGACGCAGGCCTGCGAGGTGCAGAACTCGGTTTTCGGTGCGCCGGTCCCGATGCCGcccttccgtctctctcgccttcgtcgcctctcgcaGGCCTCTTTGAAGGCGACCGACGCGAGACACAAAACCTTGCGCGGGGTGAGCATGGCGATGCGGAGTCCTCGCTGATGTTGCTGATGCGTCCCACAGACTCTGTGCCTCCCTCTCTCGGCCTCACGCTTCtttcgcctgcctcgccCTCTGGGGGGGCTGCGCGCGAGCGGGCAAGGGAGCCCTCGCGTCTGTCGGATTCGTCGCTGCCTCGCCCATCGCGTCTCGctgggcgagaagagacgcgtaGAAAGCTGGAACCTCttggaggcggaagagggTGCGGCGTCGAGCTTCCTTCAGCCTCAGGTTCGTCGCGGCTTCGCGACGGGTCTTCGAGCTCCGAAGAGTCGAGCGCTCCCTCCCTAGGTCGATCCTCTTCCTACGGGTCGCACTCggtcgcctcttctttctcctcggcgCCAGATCCCTCGCGAGGCCAGCCTTCGACGTCACTCCCCACCCTCACTCCCTCCGCGgcgtcgccgttctctctcggcgaGGGCGTGCGCCTGGGTGTGAATGGAGTGGGGGGGCTCGAGAGCCCGACAGCGAGCGCAGGCCTATCGCTGAGTCACGGAGCGATCAGTCCGGCTTCCTGTGCCTCCTTCGTGAATCCGTACCTCGCTAGGTTTCGCCGCCCCGCGCCTTTCccgccttcctttttctctcaggCGGCGCTGACCGAGAGCGTGTGGACAGACGATGCGACGAACCACGTACCTCGCGTCTTCTGGTCGGCCTCATCAgcggcgcctcttctcctccctggAGGCGCGTGCCACCCGAACGCAACGGCGCCAGGCCGTTGGGTGCCTGCGGACCTTCTTCACTTGGctgagagagagcaagagaaacTGGAGCGACAGCTGCGAGGTAAGAAATCCCGACCGAGCCAGTCGAGAGACTCCGACGTCGAGGTGTCTGTACGGCCTCTGCGAGTCCACTTTGCGTCTCCGAGCTCCACACACTACGTCCTCATTCTCTGTCACATCTCCGTCGTCGGCGACAAGTCCGAGGTCCACGTCGGCGGCATTCTCGCCCTAGTCCTGCTGAATCTCCTCACGCGCCTCCCAGAGGCGTGGGTCGAAATCGTTCCCGCTGAAAACGACGTTGGGATCTTGGCCCAGAAACACGAAGACACCCTCCCGGACCTCCTGTACACTCCATCGGCGACTGCCGCCTGTCAGACTGGGCAGACCGCCGCGGAAGACGATTCCAAGAGACCCGACACAGAAAAGCGGAAAACCGAGGCGGACACGGAGAGTCACACAGgactggagagaggcaagcagaagccgcagacTTCAGCGCCCTTCAGCTGCTCCTACCCCCGCATTATTAGCACGACAACTTTTGAGCCATTCGAAGGAGGCAGGAAATGGATCGTCGCTGGCCCGGGAGTCCTCGCAGTCGTTCAAGTCCTCCTGCCGCACCACTTGGTTGGGGAGGAAGTACGTGACGGAAGAGGCTCCGAAGGGGGCGCACAAGAGCGAACGAGAATGACGAGGGAACGAGAAATGCGCAAGAAAAGCGGTGGCTTTTTGGCAGGAACCGAACCCGTCAAAGCCGTGATGGAAGTGCTTTGGAACGCGAAGGAGATACAGGTAGGCGCAGAGTTTTTTTTGGCTGGGTTTGTCCGAAAATAGAAAACCAAGGGAATGTGGACGACGGCTgcgagcgaaaaaaacggatAGCAAATCAAAACACGGGGCGAAAACGTTTCGCGAAACACTCTAGCAACGGATCTTCAGGAGGCAGAAATCCACTTTTTGTCGACATGTATCGCGTAGTCACGTATCACAGAAGAGACGGGTGGTTCGTGCTTACTCTATTGCTCGTCCACCGTCAATCTGTAATTCTTGCATGGGAGCATGGCGTGTCTTGCCCAGGCAGAACATGCCACAGAACCGTTACAAAATCGCGTTCGAAAGATGAACGGTGAATTGTGTGAGCCATTGTCAAGAGGTATCCCTCTTTGAGATTTTCTGACTTCCCTTCGATTTGATGCAATTCGTGGCTCGTCGTCGCTCGTCTTGTCAATTTGCAGGCCGTCGCGAACTTGTATCCGCCTCTCTCTATTGCCGACACGTGGATCaccgggtgtatgtacacggCGTCACCGCTGTCGTCACTGCAAGCCATCGGACCGAGTCATCCGTTCTTTTACTTTGCCTCGGCCTTCTCCCCGTCTGAAAGTCGCTTTTTGTCTTCGCTTCAAGATGATATCCAGCATCTCCTGCTTCTATCCACCGCAAAGGGagagctgcttcttcttcgctggcttgagaagaggcaggcacTGCAGTTACTGCAACGGAAACCTGTCGTACACTGTTCGTCGGAGTTTGGCGGTCAGAAACGGTTTCTTCGCCTGAGCTACAACCTAGGAGCGGACCAGCCAGCGTTCCCGGAGAAAGAGCGggtcttttctctgcagaatGATAGCGACGACAGATGGTGGAGTCAGCGAACTGCCGGAAGGACCGTTTTAAGAGTCAGTGCTCCTCACCCTCACTTGAAGAAACAACAGAGGGACGCGGGCCGTGGCAAATGCGACGACATGACAGAGACTGACAGAGGAGCCCCTCTTTCCCCTGCCGGAAGAGGGACGAAAAAATTGCCCGTCAGTACCCGCTGGTGCGAGGACGTGGCCGCAATCGGCATGCGCTCCGGGACGATCTTGAGGAAGGCGCCTCTGGTTCACCTCCCCGGAGTTTCCCGCGATACATgcagagacggggagagaaaacgatctGGGCATGGCGGTTCCGACCACAGAatggaaagaggagacagaatgTGTGAGAATGGGGACAGGAGCGATGCTGAACATCGGAGGACTGGAAGCAGGCGACAGATAGCGAAACACCGGAAAAATCAAGGGGAGTCGAGCTTTAGCGGGGATGACACCGATGCGGCCTCGCAAACGGACTACGGCTCCAGTGCgacagaaagcgacgaggaagaaagtgaTGGCATGCCAGAGACGCCACCAAAGTAAGTGTTCAGTCCCATCTCAGTACGTTTTCCGTGTTTTCACGTCTCGCAAGGAGTATCAAATAGTTCGCCTCATTAATGCAGTTCGTATGCTGTTGGACAGACCCGTGGGGACAAAGCTATTGTCTGCAGCACAAGGTATACTTGAAATACCATTGATGCCAAAATAATGGTGGACAGGACAAAAACGAAGGGGCACACCATGCCGTAGATTGGAGAGTGACGTTcagagaaacaaaagaaactCTCAACCAAACTTGCAGAACTGGATCTCTGCACTGTGTCTCTCAGCGGGCGCCCCCTCCGACTCCTTGCGTTCTCGCCGCTGGCTGGTGTGCAGGACACACTGGCTCTCATCGTAAGCGTCACTCGCTCACCTCAACAGCCCTCCCTTTCATTATGTCAGATGTTTGACTAGCAGTCCGCGACGTAGGGGGGTGAATACTAAGGAAGGTTCCTCGATGTCTCCATCAATGTCACGCATACTCGACGGTCCACTGACTCCCCTTGATCTCACCGTTCGCGCGCCTAGCTTTTGGCGACTGTCCGTACCGTGTATTTTGGTCCAGTTTAACTCTTCCGATTGCGTGTCTTGTGCTTTCGCAGAGAATTACGGACGCGGCGCAACCACAGCTGTCCTTGTTGGACGTGCGAAAGAGGCATCCCGAAGCATGGTCGCAGCTGGAAATGTAGGACATGGCATttggtgtctcctctgtggTAGACAGCAGTTGGAAATGCACAAAATCGTAACGTTTGTCTTATGAAAGTGCAGTCTTTCCTTAAAAGAGCTACACTTCCAGCGCCTAGTGGCGAACGCGCAGTATTATACATGTCTGGCTCTAACTCCGGTGTTCAGAAGATTGCTCCAGCTGCTTTGAGCGTGAAGCATCTCTCTACTTTTTTCCTGACTTATCAAGGCGCGTGTCCAGTGGAGGCAAATGTCCACATATCCAGGTCAACAGGCTTTAGGGAACTGTGTAGTGCTGGCAGAAAAAGTGGTGTGTTATAAAAACTTCGAGCATGGTCGCATCACAGTAGTTCCGTTCCACGAGTCGAGGCTCTCAGAATCATCTCGAGCTGAAATGGCAGCCTGAGACCGGGGCGTTGCCAACGCCGCCGAGTGTTCTCAGCCGAAATGCATATTAATGACTCGTTTGATCTACCATATTGAAATGAATAATCGTCTTTTGCCTCACGTTCAAGGCCATAGAGTCAGCTTCGATAGCCAGCCGCTACCACATGCGCGTAGTGTAACGATCGGTGAAATGAACAGCAGTCAAACTCTCAGAAAGATCTCTAGTGTTTCGCTGCGGTTCACCTACGATGCAACGCAGTTAAAAGTTGATGACGGCAGTACAGTTTCGTGAAATGTTTCTGCTGGATGCGGCTACCACGTCAGGAGAGTGCAGGCACCTGGGAATCAGACAAGTGTCAGAACAGTGGACCCCACACATCCTCCGTTTGTCGCTCCTGGATAACCTTCCGAACGCTGCAATGTACAGTATTTCGCTCAAAGAGGCTGGGAATTGGAGGTGGAGCCTCCAAAATTGGTCACTGTGCG
This genomic interval from Toxoplasma gondii ME49 chromosome VIIb, whole genome shotgun sequence contains the following:
- a CDS encoding myosin J (encoded by transcript TGME49_257470~Gene product name based on ToxoDB Community Expert Annotation.), with the translated sequence MFSPGDIIWVPSASEGYSTAVCTSLNVAQDTLTANLHPAAAQHSALARETLLRLSPGFYNSSCTTASPEVRSAHAPPEARLSTSDGPASPSVSDSPRNADAEDNPYTLEVSAEGFAPPSVGHALTKTEDSESTVSGPSPARLGPTVTVPLSDCWPYQPSPLPPAQAPEDASALDNLSSPSILELLEHRFLRKQIYTNAAHVLLALNPYTPLPELYNQDVIEVYSHWKSNSAATAAASLQPSTAALLGLVDGKKGQTNAVSSFHGSPFPPPHPFAVAEDAHRRLRGELRNQTIIVSGESGAGKTETSKIIMLYLTQVGILPQSNSGSGAAGTPSAFALPALPQSRQQRERAVAALLGEGGKSQTQSQMTNLQQKILSCNPVLEAFCNATTRRNVNSSRVGRLTLLHFDTVGLLRGASIKSYLLESARVSAHAFGERNYHVFYQVLRGCSPEDLARRRLTRNCGVYGLLRPTESRQQRSVKGTLRLGIQHTSRRQAHAEDSECAPERDGESDSLRPSKEEVARDEANFVALIHALHTTRFSERQINEILDILAGLLHLSNVSYREGPPLKAGDTHSLALTPDSEGDDGLESGGEKREDAGEAHSQSEGLHADARDSRAGRALRAAAELFQIEENKIEEVLRWEVLRTRHDVVRKERREKQATAARDALVKFIYKKLVAFILEELNRNVRKCAKEETDAGRRREGSDSEDSSDEEDSPSIPEAFIGILDIYGFECVDGSNGFDQLCINYANERQQELFIQKVLYEELRLYAREGIICCSDVAVSAPSASPLLAVPAPSTPRGVSTVSQGCAAARSPRRVTHPVTGASKREGISSNSRLMSAFVASPSPELGASPLGSTGSEGLAGARGFDNTLQLLHLTASMLPDRSLLLAYLHEGMFRRLDDNSRLKAQGQQRTDAHFWRDFFLFCRQQQLSHISGKAGEKSAAAAAPILFKLKGGAGAAAAFAAATAGGAERGRDHSGVGAEFLRRKQEYEEAEEGLVSAGKVLPHLADGSAAANKLEEGIFVVRHFAGLVQYRVDGWLDRNNDKAETSIETLISCSSMRTLRRLSLSDANGASIPGALGDPPVSPAVLSPLHGPAGAVSGRESSGVHALVGGNKGHFSSLSRMFINDLRQLMTQLQSSSMHLHFIRCFVPNAKMLPLTFDRLLLLRQLQQSGSMALVQILHRGFPHRLPLKATAAAFKEQLARCVEKVKSQTTDPETQRRLAALDVQHIPDGRLLAATLSQLPACSAGSHCCGTSLVCFKAHAYPAASALLRNPGSLFSSPPPLLQLLSEVNRRRWRVAGLVISGRIHRVLLWLQRRVQLLRRLKEEAAQLAVRVILLRRVILAPLRQKVRRRARLRQGFKALQQLVLRVGLSRWRQNCRRWAQAEASLASLAARKDLEGRARREAPAAEAKSKLKGANCKPLVSGEALALNDGRSAEGRGPAREAAELLRLSKETWKYAWKAELFNLAGPRSLKRMGETALISERLVLFSGVGLFLLELTLVDRGQRAGFEQKPATHGAEDEPVAAELVETRCSRIATGPGGAPWVSLPPGVAQVTSPLQPALSCVGQHTRYPELFVVSDSRARIFLLPLSCLAKPASSDAGLRGAELGFRCAGPDAALPSLSPSSPLAGLFEGDRRETQNLARGEHGDAESSLMLLMRPTDSVPPSLGLTLLSPASPSGGAARERAREPSRLSDSSLPRPSRLAGREETRRKLEPLGGGRGCGVELPSASGSSRLRDGSSSSEESSAPSLGRSSSYGSHSVASSFSSAPDPSRGQPSTSLPTLTPSAASPFSLGEGVRLGVNGVGGLESPTASAGLSLSHGAISPASCASFVNPYLARFRRPAPFPPSFFSQAALTESVWTDDATNHVPRVFWSASSAAPLLLPGGACHPNATAPGRWVPADLLHLAEREQEKLERQLRGKKSRPSQSRDSDVEVSVRPLRVHFASPSSTHYVLILCHISVVGDKSEVHVGGILALVLLNLLTRLPEAWVEIVPAENDVGILAQKHEDTLPDLLYTPSATAACQTGQTAAEDDSKRPDTEKRKTEADTESHTGLERGKQKPQTSAPFSCSYPRIISTTTFEPFEGGRKWIVAGPGVLAVVQVLLPHHLVGEEVRDGRGSEGGAQERTRMTREREMRKKSGGFLAGTEPVKAVMEVLWNAKEIQAVANLYPPLSIADTWITGCMYTASPLSSLQAIGPSHPFFYFASAFSPSESRFLSSLQDDIQHLLLLSTAKGELLLLRWLEKRQALQLLQRKPVVHCSSEFGGQKRFLRLSYNLGADQPAFPEKERVFSLQNDSDDRWWSQRTAGRTVLRVSAPHPHLKKQQRDAGRGKCDDMTETDRGAPLSPAGRGTKKLPVSTRWCEDVAAIGMRSGTILRKAPLVHLPGVSRDTCRDGERKRSGHGGSDHRMERGDRMCENGDRSDAEHRRTGSRRQIAKHRKNQGESSFSGDDTDAASQTDYGSSATESDEEESDGMPETPPNGRPLRLLAFSPLAGVQDTLALIRITDAAQPQLSLLDVRKRHPEAWSQLEM